ATGAAGCTGACATTGGATACTTTCTTATCCCAGACCTTATGCGCGCTGAGATAATTTTGGATGGAAGCTTGTGCATTTGTGACACAAGTGATAAAATAGAAAAAGATGGTTATTCAGGGAAGATGCTTTCGTACCGATGCCGCAGAGGAATTCCCATCTTTCCTTTCTGTAATGTATGCAGATAGACAGGCCCGTGAGGATTCCTTGGGATGAATCCTGTTTCATGGAGGGGTGTATAGAGTGCTAGATGGGACTAGAAAGGAAAAAGCGGCGAGGCTGCTCGCTGACGATGCCAGGGACGAACATGCTGCTATTGTGCAGTATCTTCGCCATGCCTGGGCTTTTCAAGATGAGGGCTTGAGGGCAAAACTCGAGGGTATAGCTAGAGACGAGATGTGGCATTTTGACTGGCTATCGGAGAAGATCGTGGAGCTTGGTGGCAAGCCTTCCTCCGAGAGGAGCAGGATCGAGGTCGGAGGCGTCCTGCTGGATTTGATTGATGTGGACATAAAGGCAGAAGAGGCGGCGATAGCTCAATATCAGAAGCATTTATCCGAAATCGATGATGAAGGGATCAAGCTCCTGATTCGGAAGATAATCTCCGACGAAACGAGACACCGGGAAACCTTCAAGAAGATCAAGGAATTGCTCGAGGGGCCGGGAGCTTCGAGTGCAGCGATAGTCGTGGAGGCGGCGCCGGCCGGAGGCACCGGTGATGATGGGCCGGCTGACCTTCTCGGAAGGCTCGACCAGGGTGTCAGGCATGAATATACCGTGATACTTAAATACCTGATGCAATCCTATGCTTCGGGTGACTGCGAAGCCGGGCATGAGATATGGGAATCCGCAATTGACGAGATGAAGCATCTCGGCTGGCTCGCTGAGAGCCTGGTGGAACACGGAGGAGTGCCGAAGGTAGAACACACGCCCCTGGGAGAGGTCGAAGTGCTGGAGAAGGCCCTGAGCGAGAATCTCCAGGAGGAAGAAAAAGTCATCGCCCAATATGGTGGTAATATTGCATCGCTAGAAGATCCCGAGTTCAAGGCGCTTTTTGAGAAACTCAGGCTGGATGAGGTTCAGCATCAATATGTTTTCAATGAAATCCTGGAGAAATTGAAGCTGTCAAAGGCTGAAGTAAATGCCATTGAGCGGTCTTGAGGGATGCTCTGTATGTCGGGCGCAGGGATAATTAGGATGATACCTGACCGGTACCTAGCTGATAAAGGCGCCAGATACACAAAAAGCATATTGGAGGGAGAAGAACATGGCAAAGTGGCGCTGCACCGTATGTGGTTTCGTTTTTGACGGGGATAACCCGCCTGAAAGGTGTCCCAAATGTGGGGCGCCCGCAGAGAAGTTCGAGAAGGTGGATGATGAGAAAGCCGGGTTGATAGAAAGGTCGCGCCTCTCAAACTACCTCCATCAAAAGCTCTTTACTCTGCTCGAGGAGGTCAAGACCGTCGGGGAGCAGGGAATCGTGGATAACCTCGACCCAGGCTGTGTCAAAATCTTTACGGAAGCCCGTGAAAACGCGAAAACCATCCAGCAGATGATCAAGGCCGAGATCCAGACTCACATTCAAAAGGGTAAGTGGGGTTAAACCTCGGGGAAAGTATCCTCCTTTGGCCTTGGCTGGGGGGGTCTTATCAAGGAATTGAGGCTCCTGCAAAGGGCTGTCTTCGTCGTAGATCGAAATGATGTAGTTCGCTATGTGGAGTACGTCAAGGAAATGACCAACCAGCCTGATTATGATGCCGCGCTAGGCGCCGTAAGAGACGCGGTTGGGCTCCAATAACTCGTGCCGCAGCTATGAGCTTCTAGGCCCGCCCCTGCGCGGGCCTTTCACATATGTGGGAGGGAGAGATTCAATGATGAGATATATTATAGTGGGTGGCGGTGTTGCTGGTGTCAATGCTGCGAAAGTGCTGCGCGACGAGGACTCGGAGGGCGATATAACTATCATCTCAGGCGAACCGCGGCTCCCGTATCTGCGACCGCAGTTTATTGACGAAAGTAGCTGGGAGGGATTGGTGTCCGGCCCCCTGCAGGATAAAAGCTCTATCCTCCTGAAGGAATGCTACCGGGAGCGTCGAATTTTTAAATCATCGGTAAAGAATTCCGGATAGTAGGAAATCAAGGTTGACGGGGGTAAAAGGAAAGACAAAAAAGGAAAAGGAGTATCAGCGAATGGGGAAACTTGAAGGCGTCATCTGTCCCCTTGTTACCCCGCTGGATGAGGAGGAGAGGGTTGATGAGTGGGATGTCAGGAGCCTGGTCGAGCATGTGATCGGTGGCGGGGTCTCGGTGATCTTCCCGCTGGGCAGCATGGGAGAGGGCATACTGCTTGCTGAGGAAGAAAAAGGGCGTTTGGTCGAAATCGTTGTAGATCAGGCGCGGGGTAGGGTGCCGGTGATGGTTGGCGTCGCCGATACCTCGACGGAGAGGATTATCAGGAACGCCAAGCGCGCCAGGGCTTTGGGCGCTGATGGAATTGTGATTTCGGCACCCTGCTATTTCGGGATCGGGAGGCAGGAGGAGGTAGTCGATTTTCACAGGAGGGTCCTGGATAGCGTTGACCTGCCTGCGCTGCTTTACTACCTGCCGGGCCGCACCCACACCTTTATGACGATCGATACCATCGTTGAGCTCAGTGAAGACCCGCGCGTCCTCGGAATCAAGGATAGCTGCGGTGACTTCACGTTTTTCCGGCGTCTCGTGGCCGCCATGGAGGGGAGGGAGGACTTCTCGGTTTTCCAGGGTAACGAGTGGGTGTTCGATGCATCGCTCTTGGTTGGCGCCGACGGGATTGCCCCGGGGGTTTCGAGCCTGGTGCCACGCCTCTGCCATGAGCTCTTTATTGCGGGGAAGTCCGGCGATATCAGCGAGGCTCGAAGGCTGCAGGTAAAGCTACTGAGAATCTTTGATATCTATGGCGCAAATGCAGAGACGTGGGCCGCGGGCATGAAGGAGGCTCTGAGAGCGGCGGGCATATGCAAGACGGCCAATCCCGCGAGGCCCTTTGTCGCACTGGATGATGCCGGGCTCAGGGGGGTGCGGGACGTCCTTGAGCGTGAGGGAATACTCGAAAGCCAGCAGTTATAGGGCGTGATGTGTGGGCCGTGAGCTATGCGAGCTCACGCTGCCTGTAAAAAACTTAGCGTTACAAGGTCGCGCAATTCGCTCTTGACACGAGTTTGCCCTTCTTGCTATAATAACAGTGTCCGAAGGGACATTTCGTGGATGATTTGATATTCGAGAAAACGGGCGGAAGTGGCTCAGGGGTAGAGCATCGCCTTGCCAAGGCGAGGGTCGCGGGTTCAAATCCCGTCTTCCGCTCCATAATTTTTGGCGACATAGCCAAGTGGTAAGGCAGCGGTCTGCAAAACCGCTATTCCCCGGTTCGAATCCGGGTGTCGCCTCCAGGGTCGTGGGCGGCTAGCTCAGTTGGTTAGAGTGCAGCGTTGACATCGCTGAGGTCACTGGTTCGATTCCAGTGCCGCCCACCATTTTTATGCCTGTATATCCTGTATATATAGGGTAAAACCGCAGGTGCTAGGATGACTTGCAACAGTACCAGCGGCTTCCTCCTGACGGCAGGTATTCAAATTCGCGCTTCAGGGCCGGACATGGCCCCTTTTTTGTTGCCTCCTCTTGGCGGAGGTGTTGCCTGCTATAGCCACGCCAGTTCTCCTGGCTCCTCCGGTGGCGCTCCCGCCAGTGCCCCCGGCCTCGCCCCCGCGCCTGTCGGCGAAACTCTGCCCCGCAGAGCGGCCACCGCAAGCAAGCCAATAAGCGCCGCCATGCGGCGGCTTGCGGACGAGGTCGTGGTTGTGGGTCAGGTCAGGGAGGCCCGGAACCTCGAGGAGGTCCTGGATGGCATCTTAAACGGTGATACGCCTGTATTATGTTATCGCTATGCCCAGGGTCGGGCTGGGCAGGTACATCGAGGATGCCCTCGAGCCTCTAGCCCGGATCATCCTGGGGCCTGAGAAGTGAGCGTCCGGGAATCGAGCAGAGTCGCCCGTCGGGAGCCATGGGCCAGAACGTCTCGCGGGTGACGCTGACGGTTCCCCTGCCTGCTGAGATATCCGCGACCCTGCCTGCGAGGTTGTGGAGGTCATCTCGCGAGATGGCGACCTCGAGGGCCACGCCCTTGCCATAGGATGCGCCGATGACAGGATAGCCCCCGGAGCGCAGGAAGCTCTCGAGCTTTCCAGATGTCTGGTAATCAACCAACAGGAGCACCACGCACGCCGGGACATAGGTCACGACCTGCGCCCTGTCGAGCCCGGCCTTCGCGGCCTGGCTGTATGCACGGACGAGTCCATTTGCGCCGAGGAGGATGCCGCCGAAGTAGCGGGTCACTACAGCCGCAATATTGGTCAGGCCATCCCGCTCCCGCCTCAGGGCCTCAAGAACGGGCTTGCCGGCCGTGCCTCCGGGCTCGCCGTCGTCGCTCTGTCTCTCGATTTCCCCTGCGTGGCCGATCCTGAAGGCATACACATTGTGGGTCGCATCCCTGTGATCCTCCTTGACACGGCCGATAAAGCGCATGGCCTCGGCCTCGGATTCGACATGGGCGATTGTGGCTATGAATCTCGATTTCCTAACGACGATCTCGGCTGTGGCGGCTCCAAGGACCGTTGTATACGATTGTCCCCGCGATTGTCTCTGCGATTTCCCCTGCGGCGGGTATCCCTGTCTCATACCAGCTCTCCCCTGAGAAGCCACGTCTGTGGCTCGGTTATCTTCACGCTCACGAGCCTGCCATAAAGGACGTCCTTGTCGCCTGGGAAGAGAACGAGCTTATTTGTCCGGGTGCGGCCCTGCAGGAGCGCCGAGCTGGTCTCGCTCTCGCCCTCGACGAGCACCTCGACGGTCTTGCCCCGGAGCGCCTCGTTCTTTCTCAGGCTTATCTCGTTTTGGACCGCGATGAGGCGGTAGATGCGATCACGCTTTTCGTCCTCGGACACCTGGTCGGGCATATTCGCGGCAGCCGTGCCGCGCCGCGGCGAGTAGATGAATGTGAAGGCCGAATCAAATTCGACCTTGCGGACCATGTCAAGCGTATCCTGGAAATCCTCCTCCGCCTCGCCGGGGAACCCAACTATCAAGTCGGTGGTGATGCTCGAGTCCGGCACATGCTTCCTTATCTCGGCGACGAGGTCCAGATACCTCTGCGCGGTGTAGCCCCTATTCATCCTGCGCAGTATCTTATCGCTGCCGGCCTGGAGGGGCAGGTGGAAATGCTCGCAGACCTTGCGGGATGCCGCGATCGACTGAATGAGCTTTAATGAAAAATCGCGCGGGTGTGATGTTGTGTAACGAATCCGCTCTATACCTGGGACGCCATCCAGCGCCGCCAGCAGGTCGGCGAAGTCGATCCTTTCCGGCAGGCCCTTGCCGTAGGCGTTGACATTCTGGCCAAGCAGAGTTACCTCCTTGTAGCCTTCCCTCCCGAGCTCCGTCACCTCCGCGATGATATCTTCAAGGGGCCTGCTCCTCTCGCGGCCTCTGACGTAGGGCACTATACAATAGGAGCAGAAATTGTCGCAGCCGTACATGATAGTGACCCATGCCTTGAGGTCGCCCTCGCGCTTGACGGGGAGCCCCTCGACCAGGTCCTCCTTTTCCGCTCTTTCCACATCCCAGACCTCATACGCCTGCCTGAGGCCAGCCTCGACCCGGTGAAGGAGCTCCGGGAGGCGGTGAATGTTATGGGTGCCAAAGACCAGGTCCACATGGGGGAGCTGCTCCCTGATCTTCTCCAGCTCGCCCTCCTGCTGGACCATGCAGCCGCAGATCCCTATGACCAGGCCTGGGTTCTTCTCCTTGAGGCGCTTGAGGTCGCCGGCCCTCCCATAAACCTTGCGCTCGGGGTTTTCTCTGACGCAGCATGTATTAAAAAGTATGAGATCGGCCTCCTCAGGGTCCTCGGTCGGTATATAGCCCTCCTTCTCGAGGATGCCTGCGATGGTCTCGGAATCGTGGACGTTCATCTGGCAGCCAAAGGTCTGGAGAAGGTACTTACGCCGGTGATCCTGCATCTTCATCCCCCAATCCTTGAATAAATCCTCGATATTTCAGCCCTCGATCGTATCATATCAATAGTATACCACATATAGCGTAATGGATGGAATTATACAATTAATCCATAATATGGGAATAATGGGTTCCCTGAGCTGTATACAAAAATTCCCCGTCACATATAATAGTCGTGAGAAAGGGCGTGATCTTCATGGAGGTCGTTTCTATCGGGACTCAGAATCACATCGACAGGCTTCGCCAGTGTTTTGAACAGGAACTACCACTCTTCGCCAGAGATGGCATAAATATCGCTCTAACCGAGAAGGCAAAGGGAAGGCTGAGATTCCTTGCTTTCGACGTGCCCGAAACGGTCGCGCCCGGTAATCGAGACCTGAACCTCATGGTCAGGAGATGGATAGCCCAGGTTCTTGCCAGGGCGATCGTACATGATATGCAAAAAGCGTTCACGCTTGCTATATTGAGGGAACGCTACAAGAGCTTCAATGATTCGGAGCTTGCTCAGATAGCCGATGATACTGTGCAGATGATGCAGGAGCAGGAACAAGAACAGGAAGATGGATCGGCGAAGGAGCAGGTCAGCGAGATTGCGGCAAAGCTGCTTGATTACCTTAATGCCAATAACGAGCTCGTGCTCGAGGGCTTTATGCGGTTCAGGCTTAAGGAGTATTACGCCGGACTGCGGAGCGCGGTTGATAGAGCCGTGGATAACTTCATGGTCGAGCGAGAATACAGGGAGTTCATCCGGCTCCTTAAGTATTTCGTCGATATCCAGGAGCCGAAGATTGACGAAGTGCACGTGATAATCCGGCCAAATGGCGCTTTCCGGCTGCTGGATTCGAGATACAGGGTTATAGAGAATGACTATCTCGAAGGCTTCATCGCAGATCTTGGTTCAGACGATGTAGACTACGAGGACCTGCTCATAAGCGCCCTTATAACCGTCGCGCCGGCCAGGGTCATCCTGCATTTCGATGAAACCAGGGCGGTGGTTGAAACCATCGTGGGGGTGTTCGAGGATAAGGTCTCGATGTGCCCGGGCTGCCCGCTATGCTCATCCTCGGCCACCAATTCCAGGGGCAGGCTTGACAACGTCTAGGATCAAGTTTACAATAAAGTATAGTTGGTAGACTGAGGCGAGTCCCTCGTCCCTGGGATGTCAGGGACGAGTTTTTGTATGCGTTTGCATTTTGTTTGTATGAGGTCGGGAAAGGAGAGAGTGCTTTTTATGTCGAGTTCCCATGCTCTAAGCGAGCCTTCCCTAAACGAGCCTTCCGCCTTGAACGATGTTGATGCGAGTGGGGTTGATCTCGAGGTCTACAGGCATTCTACCTCTCACATCCTTGCCCAGGCGGTAAAGCGTCTTTTCCCCGATGTAAAGCTCGCGATAGGTCCCGCTATCGAAAACGGGTTTTATTACGATTTTGAGCGGGCAACCCCTTTCACGCCAGATGATCTGGATAGAATCGAGAAGGAGATGAGAAAGATCATCGGCGAGGACCTCCCGATTGTCCGGGAGGAGGTATCAAAGGAGGATGCTGTAAGGCTCTTCCAGAAGCTGGGCGAGGAGTACAAGCTCGAGCTCCTGGAGGATATCCCTGATGATGCGGTGAGCCTCTACTGGCAGGGCGAGTTTGTCGACCTTTGCCGCGGTCCTCACCTCCCATCGACAGGGAAAGTCAAGGCCTTCAAGCTCCTGAATGTGGCGGGGGCCTACTGGCGCGGGGATGAGAAGCGGGAGATGCTCCAGCGGATATACGGCACGGCCTTCCCCAGGGAGTCCGAGCTCGAGGCCTACTTGAAGACCCTTGAGGAGGCAGCCCGGCGCGATCACCGGAAGCTCGGAAAGGAGCTGGATCTCTTCAGCCTTCACGAGGAGGCTGGAGCCGGACTGGTTTACTGGCACCCCAAGGGTGCAAGCGTCAGGAGGATCATAGAGGATTTCTGGCGCTCCGAGCATATAAAGCGCGGGTATGATATAGTCTACTCCCCGCACATCGCAAGGCGGGATCTGTGGGAAATCTCGGGGCACTGGGGATGGTACCGCGAGAATATGTACTCCCCCATAGATATAGATGGGGTGGAGTACCTGCTAAAGCCGATGAACTGCCCATTCCACATCCTGATGTACAAGTCGCGCACCAGGTCCTACAGGGAGCTCCCGATACGCTGGGCCGAGCTCGGCACGGTCTACCGGTATGAGAGGAGCGGCGTGCTTCATGGGTTGCAGAGGGTGAGGGGCTTCACCCAGGATGACGCACATCTCTTTGTGCGACCGGACCAGCTGGAGGATGAGATTGTCGGAGTCATAGACTTGATGCAGTTCATGATGAAATCATTCGGCTATTCGGAATACCTTATCGAGTTATCAGTGCGCGACCCGCAGAACAAGGAGAAGTACGCAGGCTCGGATGAAATATGGGATCTCGCAGAGAGCG
This portion of the Bacillota bacterium genome encodes:
- a CDS encoding rubredoxin, which gives rise to MAKWRCTVCGFVFDGDNPPERCPKCGAPAEKFEKVDDEKAGLIERSRLSNYLHQKLFTLLEEVKTVGEQGIVDNLDPGCVKIFTEARENAKTIQQMIKAEIQTHIQKGKWG
- a CDS encoding NAD(P)/FAD-dependent oxidoreductase yields the protein MMRYIIVGGGVAGVNAAKVLRDEDSEGDITIISGEPRLPYLRPQFIDESSWEGLVSGPLQDKSSILLKECYRERRIFKSSVKNSG
- a CDS encoding dihydrodipicolinate synthase family protein; its protein translation is MGKLEGVICPLVTPLDEEERVDEWDVRSLVEHVIGGGVSVIFPLGSMGEGILLAEEEKGRLVEIVVDQARGRVPVMVGVADTSTERIIRNAKRARALGADGIVISAPCYFGIGRQEEVVDFHRRVLDSVDLPALLYYLPGRTHTFMTIDTIVELSEDPRVLGIKDSCGDFTFFRRLVAAMEGREDFSVFQGNEWVFDASLLVGADGIAPGVSSLVPRLCHELFIAGKSGDISEARRLQVKLLRIFDIYGANAETWAAGMKEALRAAGICKTANPARPFVALDDAGLRGVRDVLEREGILESQQL
- a CDS encoding YigZ family protein, with product MRQGYPPQGKSQRQSRGQSYTTVLGAATAEIVVRKSRFIATIAHVESEAEAMRFIGRVKEDHRDATHNVYAFRIGHAGEIERQSDDGEPGGTAGKPVLEALRRERDGLTNIAAVVTRYFGGILLGANGLVRAYSQAAKAGLDRAQVVTYVPACVVLLLVDYQTSGKLESFLRSGGYPVIGASYGKGVALEVAISRDDLHNLAGRVADISAGRGTVSVTRETFWPMAPDGRLCSIPGRSLLRPQDDPG
- the miaB gene encoding tRNA (N6-isopentenyl adenosine(37)-C2)-methylthiotransferase MiaB; the encoded protein is MQDHRRKYLLQTFGCQMNVHDSETIAGILEKEGYIPTEDPEEADLILFNTCCVRENPERKVYGRAGDLKRLKEKNPGLVIGICGCMVQQEGELEKIREQLPHVDLVFGTHNIHRLPELLHRVEAGLRQAYEVWDVERAEKEDLVEGLPVKREGDLKAWVTIMYGCDNFCSYCIVPYVRGRERSRPLEDIIAEVTELGREGYKEVTLLGQNVNAYGKGLPERIDFADLLAALDGVPGIERIRYTTSHPRDFSLKLIQSIAASRKVCEHFHLPLQAGSDKILRRMNRGYTAQRYLDLVAEIRKHVPDSSITTDLIVGFPGEAEEDFQDTLDMVRKVEFDSAFTFIYSPRRGTAAANMPDQVSEDEKRDRIYRLIAVQNEISLRKNEALRGKTVEVLVEGESETSSALLQGRTRTNKLVLFPGDKDVLYGRLVSVKITEPQTWLLRGELV
- the ytxC gene encoding putative sporulation protein YtxC: MRKGVIFMEVVSIGTQNHIDRLRQCFEQELPLFARDGINIALTEKAKGRLRFLAFDVPETVAPGNRDLNLMVRRWIAQVLARAIVHDMQKAFTLAILRERYKSFNDSELAQIADDTVQMMQEQEQEQEDGSAKEQVSEIAAKLLDYLNANNELVLEGFMRFRLKEYYAGLRSAVDRAVDNFMVEREYREFIRLLKYFVDIQEPKIDEVHVIIRPNGAFRLLDSRYRVIENDYLEGFIADLGSDDVDYEDLLISALITVAPARVILHFDETRAVVETIVGVFEDKVSMCPGCPLCSSSATNSRGRLDNV
- the thrS gene encoding threonine--tRNA ligase gives rise to the protein MSGTSFCMRLHFVCMRSGKERVLFMSSSHALSEPSLNEPSALNDVDASGVDLEVYRHSTSHILAQAVKRLFPDVKLAIGPAIENGFYYDFERATPFTPDDLDRIEKEMRKIIGEDLPIVREEVSKEDAVRLFQKLGEEYKLELLEDIPDDAVSLYWQGEFVDLCRGPHLPSTGKVKAFKLLNVAGAYWRGDEKREMLQRIYGTAFPRESELEAYLKTLEEAARRDHRKLGKELDLFSLHEEAGAGLVYWHPKGASVRRIIEDFWRSEHIKRGYDIVYSPHIARRDLWEISGHWGWYRENMYSPIDIDGVEYLLKPMNCPFHILMYKSRTRSYRELPIRWAELGTVYRYERSGVLHGLQRVRGFTQDDAHLFVRPDQLEDEIVGVIDLMQFMMKSFGYSEYLIELSVRDPQNKEKYAGSDEIWDLAESALVRALERVDLPYTRMEGEAKFYGPAIDVKIKDAIGRAWQGPTIQVDFNLPERFDLEYTGEDNAPHRPVMIHRTVLGSMERFFAGLIEHYAGAFPVWLAPVQVRVMPIAERHIDRAREIQRDLMVAGLRVEVDSRNEKIGYKVRDAELQRIPYMIVIGDREIENNLVSVRSRRGGDLGRMKLDGIRERILSEVASKSGNSD